The genomic stretch TCCATCTCAATTTATGTGACGTTATTCGACTGGACACAGAGCTTAAGGAAAAAAAAGGGTTGAAACTTGTTTCTAGAACAGGTTAGAATGGGAGCTTGGAGCAATTGTAAAGGTGTCTCTATGCTACCTATAGGTCATAGGTTCGAGTCATAGAAACAGttactaatgcttgcattaatGTGGGTTGTCTACGTCACATATCTTGGGGTGCGGCATCCTGTATTGAATGCGAGATGCTTTGTACATCGGGTTGCCCTGTTTCTAGAACATGCCAATATTTGTGTTGCTATAAACCAATCTCATTAAGGCTAAATAGAAGTTTAtaagttatttttttttgtaaatataAAAGGTATCAAATTTTTAGCACACACATAGCATCACATGAATTGGGATGAAGGGAGTACTTAATAACCCAAATTTCAAAATTTGCAATATTTATTTCAAATTAGTGTTCCTTTTCTGATTAGTCTTTGTCAATTCTGCTTCAGGGTCATGATCGACAATGCTGGTTGTTCAAACGCCACCCGCATTATGGTAAGCCACCTTTGTTGTAGTCCTTGAATTTCTTAGTTAGTCAATTAACTATGCCTCAAGCCCCCGGACTTTGCTCTAGTGGTAAGAACTAAGAAGCACATGATGTGTGGTTTAGCCGCAGGTGATGGATCAAACCCGTTGCGTACAAAAGTCTGTGTTTCAGCGGAAAAGGGTAGAGGGATGGGCCTATAATCCACCCTCGAGAACTTTTCCATTTTGTcgggaaaaaaaaagaatgaaagaaaCTAACTATGCTTCAACCTTGAATTAGTTGACCTATACAATGCAATTGTCAAGCTAACATGCCCTTTCTTTTATCGGGATTTAGCCAGCTATACTTTACAAATTATATAGGCCGAGTTTAATTTTGAGTCAGAATGTCTGTAAATTATACTTAATTTCATTTTAACTAGTCTTAATCTTTTCAGTTTTGATGTCGTGATATTTACAGATTGATAGTGCGAGGAAACATGGAATTCTTCTTGAAGCAGTTCAAGTTCTCACAGATCTGAATCTTTCAATCAAGAAAGCTTACATCTCTTGCGATGGTCAATGGTTTATGGACGGTGAGTGCAATCCATTGAACCTTTTGGCTGCATATTTTAATAAATTAGGCACACATTAGCTGCTTAATTGCCTTAAGTTATAGGCTCAACAGCATTTCCAGTAACTTGTTTTTACTGTTTCAATTCTTTGTGGTCTGCAGTTTTTCATGTTACTGACTTGGATGGTAACAAGTTAACAGACGACAGTGTCATCAGTCACATCAAACAGGTATATTTATATAGCAGTAATTTGAACAGTAATTGCGTTAAAACTATGTTATTTGGATCCTTTAGTTGTGTTTGTATCAAATTCTCATGACATATATTTGGGTAATTCGTGGAGATTTTTCAAAATATACTACTCCTGCCGTCCCATTTTGTATGGCGGTGTTTGACTCGTcatggagtttaagaaagaaaagaaaacttttgaaacttgtggtcgaAAAAAACCATcgatatttgtgtggctataaatcaatTTATTAAAAGTAAAGGGAAATTTTAAGATAAAAATTTCTAAATAAGGAAAGTGACATGCTTCTTTACTAAAAAAGAAAGAGTGCTTCATAAATTGGGACAGAGGGAGTAAAATTACTCGTACTGAAATACTTACTTATAGCCGTATCGGGTTAACTTAGATTATGAAGATACTTGAATACAAGTCTTTAGGCTAAATCCAAACTCTTTGCTATTGTTGAACAGTCCCTGGGAAGAACCTATTATGCAAGTTCAAAAAGTTGTGATGGCTTGACAGCTCTGGAATTAACTGGTACCGATCGTATTGGCCTTCTATCTGAGGTTTTTGCTGTACTATCAGATTTACAATGCAACGTTGTTGAAGCTAAAGTGTGGACTCACAATGGCCGAATTGCCTCCCTAATTTATGTGAAGGAAAGCCATACGGGGTTCCCCATTGAGGATTCCCAGAAGATTGACAGAATCAAAGCTCGTCTAAGGAATGTGCTTAAGGGTGATAATGATATTCGTAGTGCTAAAACATCAGTTTCTATGGATGTCACACATACAGAAAGAAGACTTCACCAAATGATGTATGCAGACCGTGATTATGAAAGAAAGCCGATGATTAGGACTAGCAATGACACGCCAGTAGTATCGGTGATGAACTGCTTGGAAAAGGGTTATTCTGTGGTAAATATTCAGTGCAAAGATCGAACAAAGCTTTTATTTGATCTTGTTTGCACGTTAACAGACATGCAGTATGACGTGTTCCATGCCACAGCTAATACAGCTACGGATAGGGCATACTTGGTATATATTCCTTTAACCGAACTGTCTTGCTTTTCTAATTTATGTTGGATGAATTGTACATTATCTCAACTTTGTCACAATCTTGACTCAGGAATTCTTCACTAGGCATACGGATGGAACCCCAATTAGTTCGGATGCTGAAAAGCAGCGTGTTATTCTATGTCTACGAGCTGCAATTGAAAGAAGAACATCTGAGGTATTGTGCTCCTCCATTTTCACTCTGTGAAAACGAACATTCAATTATACATTTTCTCAAGAGTGTTAAGAATTAAAAATGTATCCAATGTCTAGAGTCAACGAGTTCAGAATGGATGTGATGTCTTATATCTACACGTTTAAATCATTTTTATATATGATAAGTACTTCGAGACAAAAGTAGTGGACTCGCCTCTGTTTAGGATGTGCTTCTAACATAGTACTCCAATTCTGATCTCAGGGAGTGAGGCTTGAGCTAAGCACTGGAGACAAACGAGGATTATTGTCCAATGTAACAAGAACTTTCCGAGAAAATGGCCTAAATGTGACAAGGGCTGAGATATCAACCACAGGGGAATTGGCTCTAAATATGTTCTACGTAACAGATGCAAGGGGGAATCCAGCCGATTCAAAGATCATTGAGGCTGTTCGGCAAAAGATTGGATTGAGTGACTTGAAAGTGAAGGAATTTCCATTGGTCAATCATCAAAAGGTTGATAGAGACGACCCGACAGCTGGTGTAGGTGGGGCTATGTTGCTGTCACTTGGTAGCATATTCAGAAGGAATCTCTACAACTTGGGATTGGTCAATTCATATTCTTGAAGCAAGAAGAATGAATCTTAGCATACCAACTTACCAAAAAGAAGATTGCGAGAAGTTCATATTCCTCGGAATTCACACTATGGAAGTCTCAAAGGACACCTATTTTCAGTGATCAAGTTATATTCTTGAAGCAAGAAGAATGAATCTTCTCATGCCAACTTACAAAAAGAGAATGCGAGAAGTTCATATTCCTCCGAGTTCACATTGTGGAAGCCTCAAAGGACAACTAATTTCGGTGGCCTGTGTACATAGCTTAAAGATTATTGTAAAGTCATTAGTTGTTTTAACAGTAGGCGGATGGTATTTGACTGTTTGAGGCCACCTTTTGCCCACCATATTGGATAGCTAGGAACAGTTAGAATTTGAAACATAGAGCAGGAGACAAAAGCAATGTAACATAAAGGCTGTTTGGCCAAGAATGggtttacaacaacaacaacgactcaATTCCAAGCAACTTGAGGTTGGCTTACATGAATCTTCACTGTCTACGCGCTCCTTTTAACCAGTGGATGGATATGCAACAATAATGCCTCAATCCCGAGAAAAGTTGAGGTTGGCTACATGAATTTTCATTGTCTTTGTCCCTCCATTTAAGCAAACGACTGGTAAGCAACAACAATGCCTCAATTCCGAGCAAGGTGGGACCGGTTACATGAATTTTTACTGTCTATGTCGCTCCATAATCTTGAAAAAATTGTAAATAACTTGTTACAGCAGATAAAACTACACTAATTTGTGTAAAAAAATTTATCTTATCAATTTATATAATCCATCTGCTATTTTAGGCGGCTATTAATAATTTGGCATATAAGTCGTCCTTTTCAGAATATTAAATGTTTATTATTGGATACGATTATGAAGTTAGTATTGCATTATCCGGCAAAGTAAATGACTCCAAACTAGCACTTTTGTAGTTTGTCCATTTAGAGCTAGCAATTTCTTTGAGAATATATGCTTTACTTCTGTCTTTATCCAACActcaataattttttattttcattttatatAGCTTATATTTACAAATTGAAAAATAATCTTTTTGCAAAGATGGTTGTTTAATACTTTCTCTTTAGTCTTAGTTTGTTCCCAGTCGGCTGagtgaaattaaaaaatagtcagatcTACAAGCGgtattgaaaaatagtcacagtttcaaaagtaatcgaaaagTTTAGCCATTTTtcgtgtaaagataaatctgaacgaaaacactgttcaaaatccgaaaaatattccagcattatatactggggttcgaattttttacatgtgaacttctagtataatatactggaattccaacatagtatATTGGTCCAGCACAATATGCTAGaaattcatacacaggtgctccaatctctagtatattatactggaactgtcCGTGTTGTagcaaaataatgactatttttcaatgactttacaaacgctgactatttttcaattaccagtccaaaaactggctaactcgtgctatttttactacCGGCTGGGCTATGTAAATGAGCTTTTCCTTTTAATGCACAATAAAATAAGGAACAAAAGgagtaaataaaaaaaaacatttttaagaAAAGAAAAGTAGGAACAAGGCAGTTTCCTTTGTTAACTTTTCTTAACCAAATTTCTTGAGAAAGTCTTCAGCTTTTAATACTCCTAAGGAATTCATTAATTCAATAACAAATAAAGCTGAATTATAAGTTTATTTAATATATTAAATTTGTCACTTgttcctaatatttgtcccaatAGGGATTTCAAATTGCAAGGAATCAAGATATTATGGTGGTTCAATTGATCGGCTATCTGAACTTTTACCTTGTTGGTGTAATTCGATTTTTCGCTTTATATTTTCCTCCCATTTTTCTTGTGAATAAGAGCCCTGACGTAACTTGCAAAGTTgatgtcatgtgaccaggaggtcaggAGTTCGAGCTGcagaaacagcctcttgcaaaaatgcagggtaagactgcgtacaacaGACCCTTGTGGCCCGGCCCTTCTCAAACTCCACACATAGCAAAAGCTTAGTGCATTGGGTTGCCCTTTTATTCCCTGtgtataataaaaaataaaacaaatttgcGAGGAATCTTTTACATCCTCAATTTGGCATCCACCATTTAATTCATACCTAGTAGCAAGTGTTGATAAAAGGGCATCTTCTATAAACAATGTCCCAAAAGGATGCTCTTGTCGCATCTTTTGTTAATGGCACTATCCTATGTATATCGGCTAGAGAAAATATACAATAAATTCAATTGGCTATTTATGTAACGATCCCAAAATTCTTTGTGTGAGGCTTACTATGTTATAAAAATGAAATGGGCTTTGTTTCATCCAATTAGCCTCATGCATTACAGTACAGTGGCCCTTCCAAGTTGGATAGTGATCAACACCGGCCTGTTATGAAAGaacacaaaataaaaataatagcaaGATTTACaactgataattgaaaaatagccatagtttcaaaagtaaacgaaatttagccattttcatGTAAATataaaacttgaacaaaaacatCCTTAAAATCAggaaaaattccagcataatatgctagagttcgaatttttttttacatatgaaattccagcataatgtgctgaagttccaacataatatgtagAAGTTTATAGGCAGGAGCTGCAtaatctagcatattatgctggaactttcatatgctggaattccaacataatatgttggaagtttacATGCTAGCTTCATaatccaatatattatgctggaacttttcatatttcaacataatagtagctatttttcaatgattttgcaaatgatggctattttttaattaccagttcgaaaactggctagcccgtgctttTTTTGCCAAAATTGTCGAGGACAACGGATTGGATCGAAAACTGGGGTATAACCAAATTCCTAGTCCAAACAACATGTCAAATTTACAGCTTACTTTTCGTAGGTTGTGTACATAGACTATGCATTGATTGTAAtggttatacacatattatatataaattttttatataaaatatatgttcattgttatttttagtttaagcggtTAGATGAACGATTGTTTTGATTCTTCtacctttttttttgtttcttt from Nicotiana sylvestris chromosome 12, ASM39365v2, whole genome shotgun sequence encodes the following:
- the LOC104229755 gene encoding ACT domain-containing protein ACR8-like, which encodes MKLNTEKNMEWPTVLDEYEKLVFRMTTPRVMIDNAGCSNATRIMIDSARKHGILLEAVQVLTDLNLSIKKAYISCDGQWFMDVFHVTDLDGNKLTDDSVISHIKQSLGRTYYASSKSCDGLTALELTGTDRIGLLSEVFAVLSDLQCNVVEAKVWTHNGRIASLIYVKESHTGFPIEDSQKIDRIKARLRNVLKGDNDIRSAKTSVSMDVTHTERRLHQMMYADRDYERKPMIRTSNDTPVVSVMNCLEKGYSVVNIQCKDRTKLLFDLVCTLTDMQYDVFHATANTATDRAYLEFFTRHTDGTPISSDAEKQRVILCLRAAIERRTSEGVRLELSTGDKRGLLSNVTRTFRENGLNVTRAEISTTGELALNMFYVTDARGNPADSKIIEAVRQKIGLSDLKVKEFPLVNHQKVDRDDPTAGVGGAMLLSLGSIFRRNLYNLGLVNSYS